The sequence below is a genomic window from Monodelphis domestica isolate mMonDom1 chromosome 2, mMonDom1.pri, whole genome shotgun sequence.
GACCTAGGGACTCCATTTCTGTCATATTTatgggattatagatttagagctgaaagggaaactgagtccaactcccttttttcttcttcaagagAAACATTGAATGGAAGAGAGGATTTCCAGGTTTCATGGTGAAAAGACTACATTCAGTAGACATTTGCAAACAGAAATGCAACAGCATTTCCATTACATGCCCTTATCACATTTTGCTTATCCATCCTCTATTTGATGGATATTTACTTTGTTCCCAATTCTTAGCTATCATGAAAAGATATGTCATAAATATTTTGGCAACTTCCTTCTTTtgatagagaaagaaagtgaggTTCTGAGCAActaattgcccaaggtcacacatttgtCAAAGGCAGATCTATAGATCTTTGGGGGATACATTCCAAAATCTGACATGGATGATTGAAACCACATTCATATAAAATAGTTTAATTGacagaattaaaaacacaataaGACATTACCAAGACTAAATATAGTAATAGATGTACattgtacatttttaaaatgtctattttattttaataacaaatttccacacaaattttccaaagttatatgatccatattgtctctctcccctttccccttcctgctcctggagttgacaagcaatttgatctgggttgtacatgtattatcacacaaaatatatttctatattattcatttttgtaagtaaataatctttaaaaacccaaatctcaaattatatacccaaataaacaagtgataaatcatatttttatttgcattccgACTcgaacagttttttctctggaggtagataatttttttccccaagtcccgcagaattgtcttggatcattgtattgctgttagtagcaaaatctatcacatttgattgttctacaatgtttcagttctcctggttctgcttgtttcactttgcattagttcatcaaggtctttctacctctttctgaaatcatcctgttcatcattccttatagctgTAAGGTAAGGAAGAGATCTGTCAATCAGGCTGGCATCTCTCTTCCTTACCATacatagcacaatagtgttccatcaccatcatataccacaatctgttcagcgattccccaattgatggacatccctttagtttccagttctttgccaccacaaaaagggcagctataaatatttttgtgcaaacctgtcctttcctatttttagaaaaatctctttgggagtatagatctagtagtggtctTGCCAGATCCAAAGATAtgcattcttttctctctaaccctaaccctaaccctttggacatcattccaaattgccctccacaatggtgaatcaattcacagctccaccagctaTATTGTACATTATTATACGATACTGTATAGTAGTCCCCCTTATCTGTTGGAAATATGTTCCAAAACCTCCAGTGGATGCTTGAAACCAGGGACAATTCTCTCTTTAATGTTTAGCTTTGAACACCTATGTTAGCTGGTAGTGTGACTTCTCTCCCTGCTCCTGTCCCTTGGCTTGGCATTCTTTGGCCTCCCACCTCCCtacaaaaataaaaccttaaaaaaaagacCCTCCAGGTGAAAGCAGAACTGGTGTGAACAGACCATTGCCTTGAGGTGGCCCTCCAGCCCAGAGATGAGCCCCCCCCTTCATCCTTGGAATGACCCGGAGTAAAGGAAACCATGGAAAGTGAAGCCATGGATAAGGTGGGACTAGTGCAAAGTTGAATTccaggctttctgactccaagtccagcgtTCCATTCATTACATCTTGGTTTACTTTACGCGGCTGTCTGAATGTTCTTAGATCTGTTTCCTATCTGTGTGTCCTGTGTTCCCATCCAGTTGGCCCTAGAAGGAGCCTGTGGGGCTTTGCCCGACACTGGAGAGAATGGCTCCCCAAATGGGGCCGAGTGCCCGGGCGGCTCTGGGTGGGAGGTGCCTCCGTCATGGTTGGGCTGGGGGACCCGGCGATGCCTCCTCCCAGGCTGCTGCCATCATCACCAGGGCTGTTTTCTTCCCCAGATCACACCATCTGCCTGAGCTCATCCCTGACTTAATTGAAGGTTGTGAGTTCCAGGAAACTACTTGTCCCCTTTGTTTTCCTGCTGCTCAGGGCTAGGCAGCCAGGATTATGACAACCTCCTTTGTTTCTGGAGGagacatcagaaaaaaaaatccccgcTATGGCCCTGGggcagctggagagggagcgaAGACTGCCCTTCCAGGGGGGACAGCAATTGCCTGTCCTTCTGGGAGGCCTGGGGCTCATGCAGGAAGGAGTGAGGAGGCAAATTATACTGCTGGGATTTTGGCTCAGACTTCAAGAGTGAGGGAGAGCCTGGGCCCCACCCCTGGCCTGAGTATAAAGGGGGTTGCCCTGGGGTCCCGCTGCCCAGAGTCAGCCGAGCTGGACCTTGAATTGTCAATATGGCTACCACTACCACAGTCCGGCAGTACTCGACTTCTGGGTCCATGAAAGGCCTTTGTGGCCTGGGCCCGGCTTCTTCCCGAGTTTCTTCAGTCCGGGTCGGAGGGGCCTGCCTTGCCCCAAGCCTCCTGGGGGCCGGCGGCTGTGGGAATATGTCGGTCACCTCATCCCGCTTCACCTCCAGCTTGGGGGGAGGCTATGGCGGTGGCTACAGCTGCAGCCTGGGAGGAGGGTTTGGCGCCAGCTACGGTGTAGGGGATGCCCTGCTGGGAGGGAGTGAGAAGGAGACCATGCAGAACCTCAATGACCGTCTGGCCAACTACCTGGACAAGGTGCGTGCCCTGGAGGAGGCCAACACTGACCTGGAGCTGAAGATCCGAGACTGGTACAAGAAGCAGGGCCCGGGGCCTGCCCGTGACTACAGCGCCTACTTCAAGACCATTGAGGACCTGAGGAACAAGGTAGGAGCCGGAGGACCAAAGGGTGACTTTGGGGGGCCCTCAACGAGGTTCCCCATTCTCTGTCCTTCCTCTAATATATCCTTCTCATTCctaccttttatttttgtttatttattaaacccttaccttttgtcttggagtcaatactgggtattggctccaaggcacaagagcagtaaggctaggtaatgggggtgaagtgacttgcccagggtcacccagctaggaagtgtctgaggccagatttgaacccaggagctcctgtctccaggcctggctctcaatccactgaaccactcagctgcccctcatTCCTaccccattttaaaaatcctcCCTTCTCCCGCCTCCAGGGAGTCTTTTTGGCTTAACTAAACCCTTCACTATCTCTCCTTTATTCTGGGTCCTTTTAGCACTTTCATGCCCATGCATTACTCCACTTGTTTATAcctgcttggttttttttttttaagtgtttctctgtctttgtctgggGTGTGTATGTGCTGCCTGACCCCACAGTGGGAGACCTCCCAGAGAAGGAGAcccctctgcctgcctgcctgcctgccagaTGGGTCAGGcaccatccctgccctcagggcTGCCTCAGTTACTCTGCTCTCCATCTGAAGGGCAGACAGGATTTGGGGCTTCGGGTTCCCTCTCTTATCTCCCCAGAGCACAGACCAGCAGTTTAGGAAGTGAATGCAAATGGATCTATGGTAGCAAAGGGGAAGGCTTCCTGAAAGTCAATGTGGAGCTAGACTTTGACTTGAAGGAGAGGGCAGAATTGAAATCTTTGGCTGGGAttaccttgcttttttttttctttcttactttttttttaaaccttccaagacagaagaatgataagagctaggcaatgggggttaggtgacttgcccagggtcatacaaccagagagtgtctgaggtcacatttgaactcaggactcccatctcttggtctggctctcaaaccacttaatcatctagctgccccatttaccttctttcttgggcCCAGAAAGCCTCATCCTGGCTCTCCTATTCACCCTGTTGAGGGTCTTGGCTCTGTTTTTGCTTCCCACTCACTAGCAGGGCTGAGAATCTCCTTTCTGGAAGTAGAGAGGGCCCAAGATGCCAGATCAGATAAGTTAATGAGTCTATTCAAGGGGGAAACCCTCAAGGGGAACCCCTGGTGTCTGGAGCCTAAGTCTGAGTAAAGGGGGCCCCTGTTTaaggtgtgtgtatgtggggaagTTTCCAGACCCTTGGCCTCATTCCACCAAATAACAGGCATGTAACAACAACAacgatttaaaaaaattctcttggaTTCTTCCAGGGGCTCTTGTATCTGTTAACTCATCCTACTTAGCATCGTTGGCAAGGGTGAAATCCCTTAGattgcagatggggaaattgaaaaAAGGAGAAGTTTATTCTCATAGGGTTGCCATAGCTCTAGAGCAGAAAGGGACCTCTGGTGCCATCTAAACCAATAATTAAAATTGAATCATTGTAATAATAGTTAGCACATATGTAGCAGTTTAGGGTTTGCAATGTACAGCATGTTCTCAATTTAACTTTCTCAACAGCCCTGGTGCTGTTATTATAATTCTTTTATATAGTGATGCTATGATTTTTTTCCcgctttacagatgagtaaactgaggctgagatttaagtgacttgctctgggtctcacacagctaatgaatgtctgaggtcttcctgactgcaggtctggcactctattctctatgtcacctagctgtcaacccctcattttacagatgaggaaattgaagctgagggaagattaagtgactcaggTGGTTTGACTCTAGAGCCAGTATTCCTTCTATTATACAAtgctagaactggaaggaacccagtgtgctcatttgatagatgagccTGTGAAAGGTAAAGTAAAGTGATTGGGTTCTAGAAAAGCCCAGAAGAAAATCTAGAAcacctttcccctttcttcttgtatTTCTAACAAAAactcaaagggcagaaagtcatAGATGGAATACTGTCAATCAAGACTTCTTTCCATCAGAAGATTTGGAAGATGGTGAGGAGTAGGAGGGGTCATTTGACCTGTCCTGGTAAACTGTCCcagtggacagctaggtggtatagaggATAGggtaccaagcctggagtcaggaattcttcatgaattcagatctggcctcctttacttcctagttctgtgatcctgaacaagtcacttaactctgtttgcctcagtttactcacctgtaaaatgatctggagaaggaaatggccaactactccagtgtctttgtcaaggaaaccccaaaagaaatcacaaagagttcaaatctggcctcagactcaatagctatgtgaccctgggcaagtcctttaaccatgtttgcctcagtttcaccatctgcaaaatgagctggagaatgaaatggcaagctattccagtattcttgccaagaaaatcccatatgggATCACAGAGAATAgcacaggactgaaaaatgactgatcaACAAAATGGACTGAAGAATTGCAAAAGAGTTGACCAAATCTGCCTGCCAATCACCCATTTCCATGCCTTTCTCCTCCCCAGATCCTGGCTGCCACCATTGACAATGCCAGCTTGGTCCTGCAGATTGACAATGCCCGTCTGGCTGCGGATGACTTCCGTACCAAGTGAGTTAGGATCCTCTTGACAGGTAGTAAAAGGAGAGGGAAATCTCTTTCCTAGGGGAGAATTCACAGAAATCTATGGACCTTgctgtcatctgtaaaatgaagggaatagGGTAGATTATCTCCAAGTCTCCCTGCTCTGGATTCTGTGATGTTTTGAGTCTATATTGTTGGATGGCTTACCTCCTCCAACTCTCTCAGGTACGAGACTGAACTGAACCTGCGTCTGAGTGTGGAGGCCGACATCAATGGCCTTCGTAGAGTGCTGGATGAGTTGACCCTGGCCAGGGCTGACCTGGAGATGCAGATTGAGAACCTGAAGGAAGAGCTGGCCTACCTCAAGAAGAACCATGAGGAGGTGATATGGAGAGGGCTGTGGAGAAACTACATGGGGGATGCCCAAATTATGGCCTGTGGAAGGGAGGAGGATCTTGGAAGAGCTgaagggatgggatgggatggctCCTTGAagtgagagaaggggaaataaTCCTCCAGGGCCTTTTCAGTCTTGCCATTCTTTGTTCCTTATGCATAATTCAACCAGAGAAGGAACTCTGGATCTGGATTCTTCATCCTATACCCTTGCCTCCCTAGGTATTCTAGTTTGGATGCCAGCCTCATCTACAACTACCTAACCATTGGTGATAGCAAAAGATCCTCCTCAACACCTTTCCATCCCCACTCTCCAAAAGGGAGATAGATGCTTCTGTTCCTCCCCTAAGTCTGTCCCTTAGAGCCCCAGGGCATGGATTTCTTTGGCCTAGCTAGGAAGGTTCACATGAAAAATGGGTAAGActtgaccttggaaaaatcactgCGGCTGTGATTGGTGTCCTCCCTGTGCCAAGAACCCCAAGGCAGGCTTTTTTTTCATTGGGCAGCAGGCCAACCTCTAACCTTTCCTAATCTTCTATCATCTCTGTCCAAGGTCACCACCTCCCCTCTAGGTGAGACTATACCTGATGTCGGGTGTTCACTTCTCTTAAGACCTTGCCCTCTGCCAGGTGAAAAACTAAACGGACACATTTAGCCATTTGGTAATGGTTAAGCATTAATAGCAGCTAATCCCCAAAGCATTTCCACTTTGGCTTGGAAGTTCATGATGTGCCTTCCCCAGCACCCCCGCCCCTTGGGCAGCTTAATGTGCTTGATGGTGTTTGTTTTCCTGGAGAATAGCACTGAAATAGGATGAGGAAGGAGTCAGTCTTGAAACTAAGGCCTGGGGATGGGCTACGAGGGTATTGCCAGTAGATGTGACCGTCCCTGGATAGTGCTGAGGAAGAAATATCCTCCCATGTgccccacttttttttaaacccttaccttctgtctcagaattaatactgtgtattcgttccaaggcagaagaatggcaaggactaggcaaagggggttaagtgacttgctcagggtcacccagctgggaagtgtctgaggtcacatgtgaacctcccgtctctagtctggttctcaattcactgagctacccagctgctccctcatgcactccacttaaaaaaacaaaaacaaaacaaaaacaaatcctcatcttccattttatttttttttaaacccttatcttctgccttggagccaatattgggtattccactgaggcacccagctgccccccatcttccattttagaatcagtacccaGCTGTTCCAGAAGCAATATCCCTCTGATCTGTCTCTAGTGGAGGGATTGAAGTCCTTGTTTGGCTCTGGTCAACTCTTATTCCTGTCTCTGCCAGGAAATGAATGCCCTTCGTGGCCAGGTTGGTGGAGATGTCAGCGTGGAGATGGATGCAGCCCCTGGGGTGGACCTGAGCCGTATCTTATCTGAGATGAGAGACCAGTATGAGAAGATGGCTGAGAAGAACCGCAAGGATGCAGAGGACTGGTTTTTCACCAAGGTGTGTTATTCACTTACTCGTTCTTTTAGTTGAGAAATAGTTGTTGAATACCTACCACGTGCAAAAGGCTGAGAGAGACACAAAGATGAGCAAGTCCCCATCCCAGCCCTAAAATAGTTTACCTTCGAATAAATGGGATGTTGTACCCACAAATAACAATACAAGCCAGAATAGTCAGGAGGAAAAGGTAATGGTGAGCAAAGTATCATGAATGCTGACTATCCACTCGTCTTCAAAAACTCAATTCAAAGGCCTCCttcaggaagtcttccctgatccctTCAATTGGTAGAGATCTTCCTCTCGGACCTCACCTAGTTCTTTATTCCATACATTTCTGGCATGCTtatgtatttttgtttgtatattgtgGTTATgtttaggtggctcagttgatagtGTCAGCCCTGGAATcagccctgggttcaagtctaccTTAGacacttgttgtgtgaccctggataagtcacttaatttgtttgcctcagtctcctcatctgtgaaatgaggataacatAAGCCCCTATCtcttggatcaaatgagataattataattgTAAATCACGTACCATAGTGCCTGGTATAAGAGTTAGCCATGGCGATGATGGTGTCTACTGGTCTACTCTCTCCTTTACGTTCCATTAAAGTAGAGATTTAGCTAAACTTTGTGTCCCCCCAGAAAATAGTACAGTAATAGAAGGCTAGTTATTGTATGTGGATGTACAGTGAGGGGGCAGGAGAACCCGGAGGTGGGGAGTTTTCTAGGGTGGTCAGTggcgggggttgggggggaggtcAAAGGCTTGCCCCACGCTCCTCTCCCTGCAGGCTGTCCCCCTGGGGATAGCCTCTCAAGCCAAGGGGACATGCATTTTAGACAGAGGAGCTGAACCGAGAAGTGGCCACCAACACGGAAGCCCTGCAGAGCAGCAAGACTGAGATCACCGAACTGAGACGCACTGTCCAGAACCTGGAGATTGAGCTGCAGTCCCAGCTCAGCATGGTGAGTGTCATCCTAGAGTCAGGGGCCTGGGATGGAAATGCAGGCTCTGCTGTTTGCTAACTTCATAATCTCGGGCAATCACTTCTCtttttgggactcagtttcctcatctgtaaattagatAGTTGGACTAGGTTGGCCTTCAAGGCTCCTTCCAACTCTCAGGCTTTTGTTCTTGTTTGAGAACGGGCCAGGTGCTGGGCCTAGGGTGGAATGTCCTAGGGTTCATCATCCACCCAGTTTCCACTCTCCTTTTTATAGAAAGCTTCCCTGGAGGGCACCCTGGCAGAGACAGAGGCTCGCTATGGGGCCCAACTGGCCCAGCTCCAAGGCTTGATAAGCAGCATTGAACAGCAGCTGTGTGAGCTCCGCTGTGACATGGAGCGTCAGAACCAGGAGTATAAGATCCTGTTGGACGTCAAGACCCGCCTGGAGCAGGAGATCGCTACCTACCGCCGCCTGCTCGAGGGAGAGGATGCCCAGTGAGTGGTCGCTCTGCTCGCAGTGGGGAGGACGGGGGTCCCTGTAAGAGAGTGGGAGAGTTGGGCTGGCTGTCTGGGCCAGACCAGAGGGAAGGCAGTCCAGTCATTGATGGTGGAGAGGCGGATGGGTGGCCGTATGTGTCCTGGCTTGGTGTGACTGAAGAACTGGAGAAGTGGCTCCAAGTGGAAGGAGACCTCTGGCTGACATTGGCTCCTTGGTTGTTGTTCAAGTGACCCAGAAAATTCTTAGTTCAGGAACAGTGGTCCCTACTGTTAGGCATGGTAGAATTGGGTATGTGAGTTCTTGTGTGCTTGTGTGTGATTAAAATGCATATTATTGGGCTATAATTTAGTTGTTCCTCCTTTATTTGTCCGTCTGTAaacaaaggggcagctaggtggtgccgtggatagagtgctgggcctggagtcaggaaggctcaaatccagccttagatgcttcctagctgtgtgattcccggcaagccacttaactgtttgcctcagtgtccttagctgtaaagtgaactggagaaggaaatgacaaatcactctagtatcctttccaagaaaacttTTGGTCCAAGGAGTCActaaaagttggacatgactgaacaactgaacaaaaatgaaTTGTAAGGAAaatacaggggcagctgggttgctcagtggatagagcatcaaccctggaatcaggaggacctgggttccaatttggcctcagtcacttcctagctgtgtgaccctgggcaagtcacttaatccaatttgCTAGCCCTTGCTACCCTTCTGcattagacagaaggtaaggatttaaagaaaaagaaaactatataaatCCACTAGAAATGTACAGAACAAAGTATTATGTGAAGTCTGAGAGGGAGGGGAACCTGGGAAGGCTTTCCGAAGGAGACATTTTTTCTCCATCACCATAGGAAGGGTCCCTGCCAGGGCTTGGGCTCTCCACTAACACTTTCCTACATTGGC
It includes:
- the LOC100618392 gene encoding keratin, type I cytoskeletal 42 isoform X2 is translated as MATTTTVRQYSTSGSMKGLCGLGPASSRVSSVRVGGACLAPSLLGAGGCGNMSVTSSRFTSSLGGGYGGGYSCSLGGGFGASYGVGDALLGGSEKETMQNLNDRLANYLDKVRALEEANTDLELKIRDWYKKQGPGPARDYSAYFKTIEDLRNKILAATIDNASLVLQIDNARLAADDFRTKYETELNLRLSVEADINGLRRVLDELTLARADLEMQIENLKEELAYLKKNHEEEMNALRGQVGGDVSVEMDAAPGVDLSRILSEMRDQYEKMAEKNRKDAEDWFFTKTEELNREVATNTEALQSSKTEITELRRTVQNLEIELQSQLSMKASLEGTLAETEARYGAQLAQLQGLISSIEQQLCELRCDMERQNQEYKILLDVKTRLEQEIATYRRLLEGEDAHHGDQPPSAHHRGGGPGWESRLFQGAAPPLHSLSLQL
- the LOC100618392 gene encoding keratin, type I cytoskeletal 42 isoform X1, which produces MATTTTVRQYSTSGSMKGLCGLGPASSRVSSVRVGGACLAPSLLGAGGCGNMSVTSSRFTSSLGGGYGGGYSCSLGGGFGASYGVGDALLGGSEKETMQNLNDRLANYLDKVRALEEANTDLELKIRDWYKKQGPGPARDYSAYFKTIEDLRNKILAATIDNASLVLQIDNARLAADDFRTKYETELNLRLSVEADINGLRRVLDELTLARADLEMQIENLKEELAYLKKNHEEEMNALRGQVGGDVSVEMDAAPGVDLSRILSEMRDQYEKMAEKNRKDAEDWFFTKTEELNREVATNTEALQSSKTEITELRRTVQNLEIELQSQLSMKASLEGTLAETEARYGAQLAQLQGLISSIEQQLCELRCDMERQNQEYKILLDVKTRLEQEIATYRRLLEGEDAHLASQYSSTLSSGSGREAMVTSRQVRTIVEEVQDGKVVSSREQLHRSTH
- the LOC100618392 gene encoding keratin, type I cytoskeletal 42 isoform X3; amino-acid sequence: MQIENLKEELAYLKKNHEEEMNALRGQVGGDVSVEMDAAPGVDLSRILSEMRDQYEKMAEKNRKDAEDWFFTKTEELNREVATNTEALQSSKTEITELRRTVQNLEIELQSQLSMKASLEGTLAETEARYGAQLAQLQGLISSIEQQLCELRCDMERQNQEYKILLDVKTRLEQEIATYRRLLEGEDAHLASQYSSTLSSGSGREAMVTSRQVRTIVEEVQDGKVVSSREQLHRSTH